A region of the Campylobacter subantarcticus LMG 24377 genome:
TTGTGCCTACTCCATCAGTTGCTGCTAACATAACAGGATTTTTAAACCCACTTGGCATAGCAAAAGCACCTGAAAAAGAGCCTATACCGCCCAAAACATTTTCATTGAAAGTTTCTTTCACTAAAGGCTTGATTGTTTCTACAAATGCATTGCCATTATCTATACTTACACCCGCATCTTCATAGCTTATATTCATTTATCTTCCTTTAAGAATTTAAAAGGTATTTTAACTAAAAATGTTTTAAGGTTAAATTATGCAAAATGCTTATTTTGTAACTTCAAGCATAGCAGGTGGAAAGTCAAGTTTTATCAAAATAGTCCAAAATTTGGGTTTTGATACTTTAAGTGCAGATGTGATAGCCCATGAGCTTTTAAATGAAAATGCAAATTCCATAGCTAAGCTTTTTAATAATGATGATTTAATTATAGCAGGAAAAATAGATAGAAAAAAACTTGGTGCTATCGTTTTTAATGACTTAAATGCTAAAAAAAAGCTAGAAAATTTTTTACACTCTAAAATTAAAGAAGTGATTTTGCAAAAAGCCCAAATTTTAGATCAAAAAAATAAAGCTTTTTTTATAGAACTACCTTTGTTTTTCGAAAATAACCACTATTATGGTTTGGGAAAAAGTATATTAATTTACACTCCAAAGGAACTTTTGCTTCAAAGACTTATGCAAAGAGACAATTTAGACAAAAACCAAGCCCTAAAAAGAATTCAATTGCAACTTGATATAGAAGAAAAGTTAAAAAAAACAGATTTTGTGATAAAAAATAACTCAAGTTATATGATTTTTGAAGAAAATGTGCTAAATTTTTTAAAACACACTTTAAAGGTAATTGATGAAATTTTATAAGTATTGTGCAAGTGGAAATGATTTTGTAGTTTTTACAGATAGTGAAAAAAAAGACCGTAGCGAGTTGGCTAGAATTCTTTGTAATCGTTATGAGGGTATAGGTGCTGATGGGCTTATAGTGATAGTACCACACGATAGATATGACTTTGAGTGGGAATTTTATAATTGTGATGGGAGTAATGCAAGTATGTGTGGTAATGGTTCGCGTGCAGCAGCTCATTTTGCCCACCATTATTTAAAAAAATCTCAATATTTAAATTTCTTAACTGGTGCAGGACTTATAAAGTCTTTTATTGTTAATGATATAGTTGAAATCAAGCTTAGCGGAGTAAAAGGTATTAAAGAAGGTTTTGAGTATAAAGGTAGAATTTGGCAAGGATGTAATACAGGAGTTCCGCATATAGTAACCTTTGTTGATGATTTAAATGAATTTGATGTAAATTTATGTAAAGAAATACGTAAAAAATACAATGCAAATGTTAATTTTGCTAAAGTAGAAGATGATGAGTTTATAAGAGTTAGAACATATGAACGCGGAGTAGAAGATGAGACTTTGGCTTGTGGCACAGGTATGGGGGCTTGTTTTTATTTAGCATATTTAAATCAAAAAGTTAAAGATGATATTTTGGTAAAACCAAAAAGCAATGAAAGTTTGTATTTTAGATTAGAAGAGGATCAAATTTTTTTTAGAGGAAAGGTGAAGTGTTGTTTTGAAGCTAATTATAATTTTGCTTAGCAGTGTTTTAATTTTAAAAGCTGAATTTATAGCAGGTTTTGATGAACATTATTACGCCTTAAATATAAAAGAAAAGCGTGAGGTTTTTATCAAAAAAATCAATACTTTACTAGATGTTTCTTTTAAAGAGATAGAAAAGGAAAAAGAATTTATAGAATTTTTCTTTAAAGAAGCTATAAAAAGTAATTTTAGAAAGTTAAATACTAATGCTGTACAAAAATTATGGTTTATAAAAGAAAAATATCGCGTTAAAAATTTATATGATTTACATGAATATCGTGTTCGCATTCAAGTAGTACCAAAATCTTTAGCTATAGCTCAAGCTATTATAGAAAGTGCAACCGGTATAAGTCGTTTTGCTAAAGAAGCGAATAACTTATTTGGTGAATGGACTTGGGGTGAAAAAGGTTTGATCCCAAAAGAAAGAGGCGAGGGTAAAACTCATAAAATTCGCATTTTTGATACCTTACAAGAAAGTGTGGATTCATACTTGCTTAATTTAAATCGCCATGATGCTTATAAAGAATTTAGAGCTTGGCGGTGGAATACTATTAGTCAAAATAAAAAACTAGATGGCAAAGAAGCAGCAAGTCATTTAGAAAAATATTCAGAAATTAAAAGCAACTACACTAAGCTTATTTTGTCTATCATTGAACAACATAAACTTGATGAGCTAGATTAATTTCCCAAAGCCCATTCATCAAAAGGTAAAATCATCACGCGTACCCCTTCTATGAAAAACTCATCTCTTTGTGAAAGCGTGATGATGTAAATGGTTGAAAGTGTAAGTTGATTTTTGTTAAGTATTTTTTTCACTTTTAAACTAAGCAAATCTTTGTCTTTAAAGGGTGAGCATAAAAATGCATTTTTAAGACTTGGTAGGTAAAAATCAAAATGCTTGGTATAAAAAATTTTTTGCTTAAATTTAAACAACTCGTTTAAAATTAAATTTTCAAACAACGCACTAAAGTCTTTTTGTATACTTAGAGAGTTTTTTAGTGAAAAGTCCCAAAAATATACTTTTTTTAAATTTTTTTCAAGATTTTTTACAAAATACAAAGTATAGTTTGATTCTAGTTTTTCTATGCTTTTATATAAGGTATCTTTGGAAATTTTTATACTATTTTTTAAGGTCTTTAATAGCTCATTAACACTAAATTCATTCCCAAGCTCTAAAGCAATTTGTTTGAGTATGGTAAGCTCTAATGGGCTATAAAAACTTTTTAGGTATGATGAGTTTGTGTTAAAGTTGTGATTTAAAATCACATTGCGCCCCGTGTGTAAAAAATAACTTACCATGGTTTTGGTATCAGCATATTTTTTGTTTAGACTTAGAAACTCTTCAAAATCTAAGTAATCTAAATGAAGTTCTTCAAACTGATCTAAGCAAAAATTACTATCACAAGTGCTTATTATGATTTGCAAATTAAGGTGTTTTAAACTAGCAAAGTCAAAATCATGGGCAAAGTTACAAAGTGCTAAAAATTTAATTTGTGGATTATAAGTTAAAAATGAATTTAAATTTACTAAAGCGCTTGCTTGAAATTTTAAGTTTTCACAGTCAATAAAAAGTATATTTTCTGCTTTATATAAAGACAAAAAATTTAAAATCAAATTTTTCTTACCGCTAGCAAAACCACCTTTTACAATGATGTTTTTATGGGTTTGAATTTGAATTTTTCTTTCATCAAATTTTGAAATTTTTGGGTAATTATCGTAAAAA
Encoded here:
- the coaE gene encoding dephospho-CoA kinase (Dephospho-CoA kinase (CoaE) performs the final step in coenzyme A biosynthesis.), producing the protein MQNAYFVTSSIAGGKSSFIKIVQNLGFDTLSADVIAHELLNENANSIAKLFNNDDLIIAGKIDRKKLGAIVFNDLNAKKKLENFLHSKIKEVILQKAQILDQKNKAFFIELPLFFENNHYYGLGKSILIYTPKELLLQRLMQRDNLDKNQALKRIQLQLDIEEKLKKTDFVIKNNSSYMIFEENVLNFLKHTLKVIDEIL
- the dapF gene encoding diaminopimelate epimerase, which produces MKFYKYCASGNDFVVFTDSEKKDRSELARILCNRYEGIGADGLIVIVPHDRYDFEWEFYNCDGSNASMCGNGSRAAAHFAHHYLKKSQYLNFLTGAGLIKSFIVNDIVEIKLSGVKGIKEGFEYKGRIWQGCNTGVPHIVTFVDDLNEFDVNLCKEIRKKYNANVNFAKVEDDEFIRVRTYERGVEDETLACGTGMGACFYLAYLNQKVKDDILVKPKSNESLYFRLEEDQIFFRGKVKCCFEANYNFA
- a CDS encoding glucosaminidase domain-containing protein, translated to MKLIIILLSSVLILKAEFIAGFDEHYYALNIKEKREVFIKKINTLLDVSFKEIEKEKEFIEFFFKEAIKSNFRKLNTNAVQKLWFIKEKYRVKNLYDLHEYRVRIQVVPKSLAIAQAIIESATGISRFAKEANNLFGEWTWGEKGLIPKERGEGKTHKIRIFDTLQESVDSYLLNLNRHDAYKEFRAWRWNTISQNKKLDGKEAASHLEKYSEIKSNYTKLILSIIEQHKLDELD
- a CDS encoding ATP-binding protein, giving the protein MKSLHFFYDNYPKISKFDERKIQIQTHKNIIVKGGFASGKKNLILNFLSLYKAENILFIDCENLKFQASALVNLNSFLTYNPQIKFLALCNFAHDFDFASLKHLNLQIIISTCDSNFCLDQFEELHLDYLDFEEFLSLNKKYADTKTMVSYFLHTGRNVILNHNFNTNSSYLKSFYSPLELTILKQIALELGNEFSVNELLKTLKNSIKISKDTLYKSIEKLESNYTLYFVKNLEKNLKKVYFWDFSLKNSLSIQKDFSALFENLILNELFKFKQKIFYTKHFDFYLPSLKNAFLCSPFKDKDLLSLKVKKILNKNQLTLSTIYIITLSQRDEFFIEGVRVMILPFDEWALGN